The nucleotide sequence CCGTCACCTCCCGTTTTAGTATGCATAGGCCCCGGAATGACCTGATTAGCTTTCGAAAACGACAACCTGCCGGGTAGAAGCAAGAAGTTAGATTCCGGAAATATACAAGTGTTATAGCAGATACACAAGCCGTTGCAGCCTCAGCTCTCCGGATTATCAAGCTGTTCGAGCAGGTCGCGGAGCTGCGCCTGCAGGCCCGGCTGGTGCGGGCAGATCTTCTCCAGGCGGCGCAGCAGCCGCAGGGCCCCAGCCGTGTCGCCAAGCATACGGCGCATAGTGGCCCAGCCCGCCAAAGCCCCGAAATGGCGGGGTTCCAGCCGCAGGGTTTGCTGCACGTCGCGGATGGAGGCGCGGTACTCGCCGCGCAGGTAATGGGCCGTCGCACGCTTGTTCCAGCCCTCAGCGTAGGCGGGCCGCGCCTGCACCAGCACGTCGAACTCGGCAATGGCCAGGGTGTAGTCGCCGGCGGCCATGGCGCGCATGCCCACCTCCAGGTGCTTGTCGAGGCGGTGGTCGTGGGTGGTGAGCCAGTGCTGCCAGATGCCGTTCTGCAGCGCCTCAATCTCCGTGGGGGCGGTGGCCTCGCGCAGCCGCGCAAACAGGTCGTCGGGGTTCATGGTCGTTAGTCGTGGTTTGTTTTTCGGTTTTCGATGCTGGCAACAACCCGTAGGCTTTCACTTCAACGAAAACCGAAAAACAAACAACGAAAAACCCGTTAAAACAGCGCCGCCGCCACCTGCCGGATACTCTCCGACTTGCCCATGCTGTAGTAGTGCAGGCAGGGCACGCCGTGGGCCATCAGCTCGCGGCTCTGGTTGATGCACCACTCAATGCCGATTTCGCGGGCCGCCGTGTTGTCGGGGGCCAGATGCACGGCATCGGCCAGCTCTTCCGGAATGTTGAGGTAGAAGGCCCGGGGCAGCATCGTGAGCTGGCTTTTGGTGGTGAGCGGCTTGAGGCCGGGGATGATGGGCACCGTAATGCCGGCCTCGCGGCAGCGCTTCTCGAAGGCAAAAAACTGCTCGTTGTCGAAAAACATCTGCGTCACGATGTAGTCGGCGCCGCGGTCCACCTTGTGCTTGAGGTAGCGCAAATCGGCCCCGTAGTTCGGCGACTCGAAGTGCTTCTCAGGATAGCCAGCCGTGCCGATGCAGAAGTCCGTAGCCCAGGTATCGTCCTGCTTTTCATCCAGATAAGCACCCTTGTTCAGGTCCGACACCTGCCCAATCAGGTCGCAGGCGTAGGCGTGGCCGTCGGGGTCGGGCTTGAAGCTGCCTTCCGATTTAATAGGGTCGCCGCGCAGCGCCAGCACGTTGTCGATGCCCAGAAAGTGCAGGTCGATGAGGGCGTTTTCGGTTTCCTCCTTCGAGAAGCCACCACAAATAAGGTGGGGCACGGTGTCCACGTCGAAGCGGTTTTTGATGGCCGCGCAGATGCCCACGGTGCCGGGCCGCTTGCGCACGGTTTTCTTTTCCAGCAGGCCGTTGGGGTGCTGGCGGTACACGTACTCCTCGCGGTGGTAGGTCACGTCAATAAACGGCGGCTTGAACTCCATCAGGGGCTCGATGTTGGAGAACAGGTTCTTGATGTTCTCGCCCTTTTTGGGGGGCAGGACCTCGAAGGAAAACAGCGTTTTGCCGTTGGCGCGGGTCAGGTGTTCGGTTACTTTCATCAGAAGCGCCAACTGGCAGGTGGCGAAGTATTGGATGTAGCGCGAAGCTTTTGCTTCGCGTTTCGTTGATAAAAACAGATGCCGTGGCTGCGTGACAACACCATCAGCAACGGTACGCGAAGCAAAGGCTTCGCGCTACTGGCTACCCTGCCGTTACGGGCACTGCCGCCGGCTCGTAGTTCAGGTTCGGCATCAGCCAGCGCTCCAGCTCAGGCAGGGGCATGTTTTTGCGCTGGGCCATATCGGCCACCTGGTCCTGGCCGATGCGGCCGAGCCCGAAGTAGCGGCTGTCGGGGTGGGCGTAGTAGAGGCCGCTCACGGACGAGGCGGGGTACATGGCCAGGTTTTCGGTGAGGCGGATGCCGGTGGCGGTTTCGGCGTCGAGCAGGTTGAACAGGGTAATTTTCTCGGTGTGGTCGGGGCAGCCGGGGTAGCCGGGAGCGGGGCGCACGCCTTTGTATTTCTCCTGAATCAGGTCCTCGTTGGTGAGGTTCTCGGC is from Hymenobacter yonginensis and encodes:
- a CDS encoding tetratricopeptide repeat protein, with the translated sequence MNPDDLFARLREATAPTEIEALQNGIWQHWLTTHDHRLDKHLEVGMRAMAAGDYTLAIAEFDVLVQARPAYAEGWNKRATAHYLRGEYRASIRDVQQTLRLEPRHFGALAGWATMRRMLGDTAGALRLLRRLEKICPHQPGLQAQLRDLLEQLDNPES
- the metF gene encoding methylenetetrahydrofolate reductase [NAD(P)H], which produces MKVTEHLTRANGKTLFSFEVLPPKKGENIKNLFSNIEPLMEFKPPFIDVTYHREEYVYRQHPNGLLEKKTVRKRPGTVGICAAIKNRFDVDTVPHLICGGFSKEETENALIDLHFLGIDNVLALRGDPIKSEGSFKPDPDGHAYACDLIGQVSDLNKGAYLDEKQDDTWATDFCIGTAGYPEKHFESPNYGADLRYLKHKVDRGADYIVTQMFFDNEQFFAFEKRCREAGITVPIIPGLKPLTTKSQLTMLPRAFYLNIPEELADAVHLAPDNTAAREIGIEWCINQSRELMAHGVPCLHYYSMGKSESIRQVAAALF